A single window of Gemmatimonadales bacterium DNA harbors:
- a CDS encoding MFS transporter, protein MGDEVMEQREPRLPRAVYFFGATSLANDLSSEMIYPLLPAFVGTLGGGALALGVLDGLADAVSAAFKLLSGYLADRPRLRGPLVVAGYAIAAAVRPFMAAAGAAWHVIGLRAVDRLGKGVRTAPRDTMIAGVAAPEIRGRAFGVHRAADHVGAIVGPLLAAALIAAGFTVRSVFWIAVVPGAVAVALAWVAVREAGGERGAGSGTLGGVAMASARAEGTAPRSPLPLLLLVLALAAFLRAPETLLILRAQDLGVPIKMIPILWAALHVVRSASSYPGGVLADRWGPRRTLALGWMCYAALAWAFGAAHTTPQAWAVFLSFGVVSGLTESPERKLIAGLAPAGRHGRGFGWYHGSLSAVALPGAVLFGWLYQSRGAHPALVASAATTLLATVMLGVVGRDREA, encoded by the coding sequence ACCCCGCCTGCCGCGCGCCGTCTACTTCTTCGGCGCGACGTCGCTCGCCAACGATCTCTCCTCCGAGATGATCTACCCGCTCCTGCCGGCGTTCGTGGGGACGTTGGGCGGGGGTGCGCTCGCGCTCGGTGTGCTCGATGGTCTCGCGGACGCCGTTTCCGCCGCGTTCAAGCTCCTCTCCGGCTATCTCGCGGACCGGCCGCGTCTGCGCGGACCGCTGGTCGTGGCGGGCTACGCGATCGCCGCAGCGGTCCGCCCGTTCATGGCCGCTGCCGGAGCGGCGTGGCACGTCATCGGGCTGCGCGCGGTTGACCGGCTCGGCAAGGGCGTGCGTACCGCGCCGCGCGACACGATGATCGCCGGCGTGGCGGCGCCGGAGATCCGCGGCCGGGCGTTCGGCGTGCATCGCGCGGCGGACCACGTGGGGGCCATCGTGGGCCCTCTTCTCGCGGCCGCGCTGATCGCCGCGGGATTCACGGTCAGGAGCGTGTTCTGGATCGCGGTGGTGCCGGGTGCGGTGGCGGTGGCGCTGGCGTGGGTGGCGGTGAGAGAGGCCGGGGGGGAGCGGGGAGCGGGGAGCGGTACCTTGGGTGGCGTCGCGATGGCATCGGCGCGCGCCGAAGGAACCGCTCCCCGCTCCCCGCTCCCCCTGTTACTCCTCGTTCTCGCCCTCGCCGCCTTCCTTCGCGCGCCCGAGACGCTGCTCATCCTCCGGGCGCAGGACCTTGGCGTCCCCATCAAGATGATCCCGATCCTTTGGGCCGCGTTGCACGTCGTTCGGTCGGCGTCGTCCTACCCCGGCGGCGTACTGGCCGACCGGTGGGGGCCCCGCCGCACCCTGGCGCTCGGCTGGATGTGCTACGCCGCGCTCGCCTGGGCGTTCGGCGCCGCGCATACCACGCCCCAGGCGTGGGCTGTCTTCCTCTCGTTCGGCGTGGTGTCGGGCCTCACCGAGAGCCCGGAGCGGAAGCTGATCGCGGGGCTCGCTCCCGCCGGCCGCCACGGCCGCGGCTTCGGCTGGTATCACGGGAGCCTGAGCGCGGTGGCATTGCCGGGCGCGGTGTTGTTCGGCTGGCTGTATCAGTCGCGCGGCGCGCACCCGGCGCTGGTGGCGAGCGCCGCGACGACGCTGCTGGCGACCGTGATGCTGGGTGTTGTCGGGAGGGACCGCGAGGCCTAG